One segment of Thermodesulfovibrionales bacterium DNA contains the following:
- a CDS encoding HD domain-containing phosphohydrolase yields the protein MADKKSTEASRSGKDIINQLAVIIRTAQIHDPGNVAVTAAIDRLISFMNPVVKAGSTLTLELIGEFFYVNETRVRYSMEYLLNFDFLIRELKRRGVGSIVIMSPVTSADMQVFLKAFLNAAFASDPLLALSEGIADVHSLMVGPLKKVKEEGEHDIRRLVKKTYFNAVSYTKGVVTKIQTGEKVSIKKAKRVVESMVDTILAEEELLIGMTAIKDYDEYTYHHSVNVSILSIALGQRIGLNRKALTEVGLVALFHDIGKIHVPAEILNKATNFNEDDWRIMKKHPSWGVRAILKLKGLDPSSIRTAIVTFEHHLNYDMSGYPRLTKPLELDFYSKIVSLADQYDAMTSSRVYSRIPLAPDKALSVMMERAGTQLDPLLFKFFVNMIGVFPIGTLVLLDTKELGLVDGGNTMFPERPRVRIILDSKGTKIDSSVVDLREKDGQGKYLRRIVKTMDPNKYRINLAEYLL from the coding sequence ATGGCGGATAAAAAGAGCACCGAGGCATCACGAAGCGGAAAAGATATCATTAACCAGCTTGCGGTGATCATCAGGACCGCACAGATACACGACCCGGGGAATGTCGCGGTCACGGCAGCCATAGACCGCCTGATCTCGTTCATGAATCCTGTGGTGAAGGCGGGCAGCACGCTCACCCTTGAACTCATCGGAGAGTTTTTCTACGTCAACGAGACAAGGGTGAGATATTCTATGGAATATCTCCTCAATTTCGACTTTCTCATCAGGGAGCTCAAGAGACGGGGAGTCGGAAGTATCGTCATCATGAGCCCCGTCACGTCGGCGGACATGCAGGTTTTCCTGAAGGCCTTTCTCAATGCAGCCTTCGCCAGCGATCCGCTCCTTGCCCTTTCAGAAGGCATAGCAGATGTCCATTCCCTCATGGTCGGTCCGCTGAAGAAGGTGAAGGAAGAAGGTGAACACGATATCAGACGACTTGTCAAGAAGACCTATTTCAATGCTGTTTCCTACACTAAGGGGGTCGTTACGAAGATACAGACCGGAGAAAAAGTCAGCATCAAGAAGGCGAAGAGGGTCGTCGAATCAATGGTTGATACTATCCTTGCTGAAGAGGAGCTCCTTATCGGCATGACGGCTATAAAGGATTATGACGAATACACCTACCACCATTCCGTAAATGTCAGCATCCTCTCCATCGCCCTCGGCCAGAGGATCGGCCTGAACAGAAAGGCCCTTACCGAGGTCGGTCTCGTTGCCCTCTTCCATGATATCGGGAAGATACACGTGCCGGCAGAGATCCTCAACAAGGCAACGAACTTCAACGAAGACGATTGGAGGATCATGAAGAAGCATCCTTCCTGGGGTGTGCGGGCGATCCTGAAACTGAAGGGGCTCGATCCGTCCTCCATCAGAACAGCCATTGTCACTTTCGAGCACCACCTCAACTATGATATGTCGGGATATCCGAGGCTGACCAAACCTCTTGAGCTGGATTTTTACTCAAAGATTGTGAGCCTCGCCGATCAGTATGATGCAATGACCTCCTCGCGGGTCTATTCGAGGATACCCCTGGCGCCCGACAAGGCCCTCAGCGTCATGATGGAAAGGGCAGGCACCCAGCTCGATCCTCTGCTCTTCAAGTTCTTTGTGAACATGATCGGCGTCTTCCCCATTGGCACCCTCGTGCTCCTGGACACAAAAGAGCTCGGACTCGTCGACGGAGGCAATACCATGTTTCCCGAGAGACCGAGGGTCCGCATCATTTTGGACAGCAAGGGGACCAAGATTGACAGCTCCGTCGTGGACCTCAGAGAGAAGGATGGGCAGGGCAAGTACCTGCGGAGGATCGTGAAAACCATGGACCCGAACAAGTACCGTATCAATCTCGCCGAGTATCTCCTGTAG
- a CDS encoding HD domain-containing phosphohydrolase encodes MEQVARFLAVLMSAISNCSLYSKEHKSIDELSQKAFSLLDQILRGKEGFELMIVGNDLIVNKVPFRKEGIHGMNLLRRLKKKSVTGVNFLPGVTTDEIRQLIIDMSDPQKDLAAYPHIKTGSVDVRTSGPQSDTLLDPDGLAHLKSEQVEKLKELYHDVSLFRQLNVAGIEEVVVNMISAFKRQASLLQLISPVKSYSEYTYTHAINVSVLALFQAESLGVKGQLLHDIGIAALLHDVGKIFVSKEVLEKQGSLEEREWEEMRRHTVYGARYLSKIDALPHIAPIVALEHHMRYDGEGYPRMKTRENHQHLCSQMVALSDFFDALRSKRPYKKDWQIKEIISLMKANEGKEFNAFLVDNFARIMSLALKAA; translated from the coding sequence ATGGAACAGGTAGCACGATTTCTTGCAGTCCTCATGTCGGCCATATCGAATTGTTCACTCTATTCAAAAGAGCATAAATCCATCGATGAACTTTCACAAAAGGCCTTCTCGCTCCTTGATCAGATACTGAGAGGAAAAGAAGGTTTCGAACTCATGATCGTCGGAAATGATCTGATCGTCAATAAGGTTCCTTTCCGCAAGGAAGGCATTCATGGGATGAACCTCCTGAGGCGTCTGAAGAAGAAGAGTGTCACCGGTGTCAACTTCCTTCCGGGAGTGACGACGGACGAGATCAGACAACTCATCATCGACATGTCTGATCCTCAGAAAGATCTCGCCGCGTACCCCCATATAAAGACCGGATCTGTAGATGTCCGCACCTCAGGCCCTCAGTCTGATACCCTCCTCGATCCCGATGGCCTTGCCCATCTGAAATCAGAACAGGTGGAGAAACTCAAGGAACTCTACCATGACGTTTCTCTCTTTCGGCAGCTGAATGTCGCAGGGATCGAAGAGGTTGTCGTCAACATGATCAGCGCCTTCAAGAGGCAGGCCAGCCTCCTTCAATTAATCAGCCCGGTAAAATCCTACAGCGAGTATACCTATACCCATGCCATAAATGTTTCGGTTCTGGCCCTCTTTCAGGCCGAATCCCTTGGCGTAAAGGGCCAACTGCTCCATGACATCGGAATAGCCGCCCTCCTCCATGATGTAGGCAAGATCTTTGTATCAAAGGAGGTCCTTGAGAAGCAGGGCTCCCTGGAAGAGCGGGAGTGGGAAGAGATGCGGAGACACACGGTTTATGGCGCGAGATACCTTTCCAAGATAGACGCCCTGCCCCATATCGCTCCCATCGTGGCATTGGAACACCATATGAGATATGACGGAGAGGGATATCCAAGAATGAAGACGAGAGAGAACCATCAGCATCTCTGCAGCCAGATGGTTGCCCTTTCAGATTTCTTTGATGCCCTGAGGAGCAAGAGACCCTATAAGAAAGACTGGCAGATCAAGGAAATCATCTCCCTCATGAAGGCGAATGAGGGGAAGGAATTCAATGCCTTCCTCGTTGACAATTTCGCAAGGATCATGTCCCTGGCATTGAAGGCGGCGTAG
- a CDS encoding CheR family methyltransferase, protein MKDTGCTEFLQWSLPRLRLRWEGFRKVRKQICRRINRRIEELGISGFSAYRDYLARNPNEWQVMDVLCGVTISRFYRDRKVFEVLRDRVLPELAKNIMDEGGTELRCWSAGCSSGEEPYTLQIIWNVCVLPLLHREISLRIVATDINERLLELARQGCYRLSSLRDLPQDLREQAFTSSGDIYSIRSTFKEGIEFLSQDIRRRLPEGTFHLILCRNLVFTYFDGGLQRKILEGILGELTEGGVLVVGGHESLAGRAAGLKRLGDSRGIYRKEKTGEDMIR, encoded by the coding sequence ATGAAGGACACCGGCTGTACGGAATTTCTTCAATGGTCTCTGCCGCGTCTCAGACTCAGGTGGGAGGGATTTCGCAAGGTCCGCAAACAGATATGCAGACGTATCAACCGCCGTATCGAAGAACTCGGTATTTCCGGCTTTAGCGCCTATAGGGACTATCTCGCCCGCAACCCCAACGAGTGGCAGGTCATGGACGTTCTCTGCGGAGTCACGATATCGCGATTCTACCGCGACCGTAAGGTGTTTGAGGTATTGCGCGACCGCGTTCTTCCTGAGCTCGCAAAAAACATCATGGATGAGGGCGGAACGGAACTTCGCTGCTGGAGTGCAGGCTGCTCTTCAGGAGAGGAGCCCTATACCTTGCAGATCATTTGGAATGTCTGCGTGCTTCCCCTCCTGCATCGAGAGATCTCCCTCCGGATAGTTGCAACGGATATAAACGAAAGATTGCTTGAGCTGGCACGGCAGGGCTGCTACCGATTGAGCAGCCTCAGGGACCTTCCTCAAGATTTACGAGAACAAGCGTTCACATCCTCAGGCGATATCTATTCGATCAGGTCGACCTTCAAGGAGGGCATCGAATTCCTGAGCCAGGATATTCGTCGCCGATTGCCTGAAGGGACATTCCACCTCATACTGTGCCGGAACCTTGTCTTCACCTATTTTGATGGAGGGTTGCAGAGGAAAATCCTCGAAGGCATTTTGGGGGAGCTCACCGAGGGAGGGGTTCTCGTCGTCGGTGGGCATGAATCACTCGCGGGCAGAGCGGCCGGCCTCAAGCGGCTCGGCGATTCGCGTGGTATCTATCGGAAGGAGAAGACCGGGGAAGACATGATCCGCTGA
- a CDS encoding radical SAM protein has protein sequence MNYFLSPRYQLKWLEFPSLYDMVKDELYELDDAAFQFLRRCADQDGCDGDEYGREFLDYVIEEGFLTSKPVNSRRPPIRRSADPSLRYLELQITRRCNLRCGHCYIGPSEDLELPLETILSVMTEFEGMQGLRLLITGGEPLLHRGFQSLNTALPGYAFRKILFTNGALLTEAIISSLNVDEIQVSIDGLEAGHDALRGKGTYTKAMHAITLGLNAGREVSVSTIVHAENLEDFDEMERLFRGIGVKDWTVDVPCLAGNLRDNPRFHLKPGTSGRYLRYGFGEGLHGGGDGFACGAHLASAMADGSVARCAFYSHRSVGHIKEGLDVCWKRLVPVRMEELACDCNLRDNCRGGCRYRAELLGDPYGKDLYRCVACDVSTGDTRRD, from the coding sequence ATGAACTATTTCCTGTCACCTCGATACCAGCTGAAATGGCTCGAATTCCCGTCCCTTTATGACATGGTGAAGGATGAACTCTACGAACTCGACGATGCCGCCTTTCAGTTCCTGAGGAGGTGTGCGGATCAAGACGGCTGCGATGGGGACGAGTATGGCAGAGAGTTCCTCGACTACGTCATCGAGGAAGGTTTTCTCACTTCTAAACCTGTCAACAGCAGAAGACCGCCCATACGAAGATCTGCCGACCCCTCCTTGAGGTACCTTGAACTGCAGATAACACGGCGATGCAACCTGAGATGCGGCCATTGCTATATCGGCCCGTCCGAGGATCTTGAGCTGCCTCTTGAAACGATACTCTCCGTAATGACTGAGTTTGAAGGGATGCAGGGACTGCGGCTCCTGATCACCGGGGGTGAACCGTTGCTCCACAGAGGTTTTCAGTCTCTCAATACCGCCCTTCCTGGTTACGCCTTTCGGAAGATCCTCTTTACCAACGGTGCCCTGCTCACTGAAGCGATCATCTCCTCTCTCAACGTGGACGAGATCCAGGTGAGCATCGACGGTCTCGAAGCGGGCCATGATGCCTTAAGGGGGAAGGGGACCTACACAAAGGCTATGCATGCCATCACTTTGGGTCTTAACGCCGGCAGGGAAGTCTCTGTTTCGACGATTGTCCATGCGGAGAACCTTGAGGATTTCGATGAGATGGAGCGGTTATTCAGAGGGATCGGAGTAAAGGACTGGACCGTCGATGTTCCCTGTCTGGCGGGAAATCTTAGAGACAACCCTCGGTTCCATCTCAAACCCGGCACTTCAGGGAGATATCTAAGGTATGGGTTCGGAGAGGGTCTTCACGGAGGGGGCGACGGCTTTGCATGCGGGGCGCATCTCGCCTCTGCTATGGCTGACGGAAGTGTTGCCCGTTGTGCCTTTTACTCTCACCGTTCTGTAGGCCACATAAAGGAGGGTCTCGATGTCTGCTGGAAAAGGCTGGTGCCGGTGCGCATGGAGGAACTCGCCTGCGACTGCAATCTCAGAGACAACTGCAGAGGAGGATGCAGGTACAGGGCCGAACTCCTCGGCGACCCATACGGCAAGGATCTCTACCGGTGTGTGGCTTGCGATGTCTCTACAGGAGATACTCGGCGAGATTGA
- a CDS encoding DNA polymerase IV codes for MRRILHIDMDAFFAAVEEKRRPELRGKPVVIGGSGDPTKRGVVSTASYEARKYGIHSAMPLQTAYKLCPHAVFLPVDYDEYARVSSMIKAKLKEISPLMEDVGIDEAFLDISENQKPSEVIATEIKGAIKAETGLSCSIGIAPNKLLAKIASDLQKPDGLTVLSTDDIEKCIWPLPVRKLWGVGPKTEGYLRGMAIETIGDLAKLPLETLIEYFGPSYGNYLHEASHGIDDTPLITHWEPKSASRETTFQKDTDNWQTIAKCLAELVKDIVEDISERGYDASHVTVKIRFSDFETHTRATTLKEPANNVEIIRKAAFLCLSRFELKKKVRLIGVRVGLSKKI; via the coding sequence ATGAGAAGAATTCTCCATATAGATATGGATGCTTTCTTTGCCGCTGTTGAAGAAAAACGGCGCCCCGAGCTTCGTGGCAAACCCGTTGTCATAGGAGGATCGGGAGATCCCACGAAGAGAGGCGTCGTGTCAACCGCCTCCTATGAGGCTCGTAAATATGGAATTCATTCCGCTATGCCATTGCAAACAGCATACAAGCTCTGCCCTCATGCCGTCTTTCTCCCTGTCGATTACGATGAATACGCAAGGGTCTCATCAATGATTAAGGCAAAACTCAAGGAAATCAGCCCTCTCATGGAGGACGTGGGCATTGATGAGGCCTTTCTCGACATATCGGAGAATCAGAAGCCGTCTGAAGTGATTGCGACGGAAATCAAGGGTGCCATCAAAGCTGAAACCGGTCTCAGTTGCTCGATAGGTATTGCCCCCAATAAGCTTCTTGCAAAAATAGCATCAGACCTGCAGAAACCCGACGGCCTTACGGTACTGTCGACTGATGATATAGAAAAGTGCATTTGGCCTCTGCCAGTCAGGAAGCTTTGGGGTGTTGGACCCAAGACAGAGGGCTATCTCAGGGGAATGGCAATAGAGACGATTGGGGACCTGGCGAAACTCCCTCTTGAGACACTCATTGAATATTTCGGCCCCTCGTATGGGAATTACCTTCACGAGGCATCCCATGGAATCGACGACACTCCCCTAATAACCCATTGGGAACCGAAATCAGCGAGCCGTGAGACCACATTCCAGAAGGACACTGATAACTGGCAGACAATTGCCAAATGCCTGGCTGAACTGGTGAAGGATATCGTTGAGGACATCAGCGAAAGGGGATACGACGCCAGCCATGTTACAGTAAAGATTCGATTCAGCGACTTTGAGACGCATACTCGTGCTACCACACTTAAAGAACCCGCAAACAATGTGGAGATCATCAGAAAGGCGGCATTTCTGTGCCTCAGTAGATTTGAGCTGAAGAAGAAAGTGCGTTTGATTGGCGTACGAGTGGGGTTGTCCAAGAAGATTTGA
- the priA gene encoding primosomal protein N': protein MVQSLMSFYDVVFPLNIGPLTYFWPSERGVMKPGTLVRAEVRKSLQYGIVVREATERPVGAVKDIHDIVLPEPAIGTALLDLLKWMAEYYLAPEGMVLKGMALMEYVEKLKARSQRGGRAEEARPHMLLPESSANVVSSVRASLAKKEYAAYLFQAATTLHEISSVLHILQETRNCVVLVPEMAHIELLEPIVREAFGERLSVLHGKLSNLKRRAEIHRILSGGADIVMGTRLAVFAPLSSVSFISVIEEQNRSYKNLEGVRYHARDVAVMRGYLEKSTVLLSSVSPSLESYQNTVKGKYRLLMLEGTMKRPRVEIVNMKTSAAVTPYLSKRAIQAASSYVSRGENALFLVNRKGYAMIQCGDCGTIEKCPECRLPLVYHRSKMLLKCHSCNYTSTATDNCRQCHGSRLGMVGAGTERIVADVKKYLGVAPLRIDRDALREEKDLRNIGNLIQEEEIVVGTKAVAGRLRQREGYKLCVFLNPDISLHMPDFRSSELLFQEICSISQYVKPEGMVMIQTRMPGNDVFRFIKKYNLEGFSREELSRREALSYPPFSRIIVVTVSAKTDVSGKLLNALVLPDKEIECIGPLLLRKGRSHSSRIFLKSRAKEKLHLYAKRLLGNLRGEKGLRIVVDVDPIAL, encoded by the coding sequence ATGGTACAATCCCTCATGTCTTTCTATGATGTCGTCTTCCCCCTGAACATCGGTCCCCTTACTTACTTCTGGCCTTCGGAGCGCGGGGTTATGAAGCCAGGGACGCTCGTGAGGGCAGAAGTGCGGAAAAGCCTTCAGTACGGAATTGTTGTCAGGGAGGCGACAGAGCGCCCGGTGGGAGCAGTAAAGGATATCCATGATATTGTTCTCCCAGAGCCGGCGATCGGCACGGCGCTCCTCGATCTCCTGAAGTGGATGGCTGAATACTACCTCGCTCCTGAGGGGATGGTGCTGAAAGGCATGGCCCTTATGGAGTATGTTGAAAAACTGAAGGCAAGATCTCAGAGGGGGGGAAGGGCAGAAGAAGCGCGCCCTCATATGCTATTGCCTGAAAGTTCGGCGAATGTCGTGTCTTCTGTTCGTGCATCCCTTGCGAAAAAGGAATACGCCGCCTACCTTTTCCAAGCAGCCACGACACTCCACGAGATTTCGTCTGTCCTTCATATCCTGCAAGAGACGAGGAACTGTGTGGTCCTTGTCCCTGAGATGGCCCATATTGAGCTCCTTGAACCGATTGTGAGAGAAGCCTTCGGAGAGAGGCTCTCCGTGTTGCACGGAAAGCTCTCAAACCTGAAGAGGAGGGCGGAAATCCACCGCATTCTCTCCGGCGGCGCCGATATTGTTATGGGGACGAGACTCGCCGTATTTGCGCCCTTGAGCTCGGTGTCGTTCATATCAGTCATCGAGGAACAGAACCGTTCGTACAAGAATCTTGAAGGTGTCCGCTACCATGCGAGGGACGTGGCAGTGATGCGGGGCTATCTGGAGAAATCGACGGTCCTCCTCTCCTCGGTCTCGCCCTCCCTTGAGTCATATCAGAATACCGTCAAGGGCAAATACCGATTGCTCATGCTGGAAGGAACGATGAAAAGGCCGAGGGTCGAGATCGTGAACATGAAGACCTCCGCGGCCGTTACGCCCTACCTTTCGAAGAGGGCGATTCAGGCTGCTTCGTCATATGTCAGCCGTGGAGAGAATGCCCTCTTTCTCGTGAACAGGAAGGGGTATGCCATGATACAGTGCGGTGACTGTGGCACCATCGAGAAGTGCCCCGAGTGTCGCCTTCCCCTTGTCTACCACAGAAGCAAGATGCTCCTCAAGTGTCATTCCTGCAACTACACGTCAACGGCGACCGACAACTGCAGACAGTGCCACGGCTCAAGGCTCGGAATGGTGGGTGCTGGGACAGAGCGGATTGTCGCGGACGTAAAGAAATACCTCGGCGTAGCCCCCCTGAGAATCGACAGGGATGCGCTCCGGGAGGAGAAAGACCTGAGGAATATCGGGAACCTTATCCAGGAAGAGGAGATCGTTGTCGGCACAAAGGCGGTAGCCGGGAGACTGCGACAGCGGGAAGGTTACAAACTCTGTGTTTTCCTGAATCCTGATATCAGCCTCCACATGCCCGATTTCAGGTCATCGGAGCTTCTCTTTCAGGAGATCTGCAGCATCTCACAATACGTAAAGCCTGAGGGCATGGTCATGATCCAGACAAGGATGCCGGGCAATGACGTCTTCAGGTTCATAAAGAAGTACAATCTTGAAGGCTTTTCCAGGGAAGAGCTTTCGCGGAGGGAGGCACTCTCGTACCCGCCTTTCTCGCGCATAATCGTGGTGACTGTTTCGGCGAAGACCGACGTGAGCGGCAAACTTTTGAATGCCCTTGTCCTTCCGGATAAAGAGATCGAATGCATTGGACCCTTGCTTCTCAGGAAGGGAAGGAGCCACAGTTCCAGGATCTTCTTGAAATCGAGGGCAAAGGAGAAACTTCACCTCTACGCGAAAAGACTGCTCGGGAATCTGCGGGGTGAAAAAGGGTTGCGGATCGTCGTCGACGTTGATCCTATAGCACTCTAG
- the coaE gene encoding dephospho-CoA kinase (Dephospho-CoA kinase (CoaE) performs the final step in coenzyme A biosynthesis.), producing the protein MYNSPVLVVGLTGNYGMGKSTVLGLFRELGAVTLKTDGIVDLLLHDAGVLTKLRQILGDSAFADDGTLIKAKVAAAIFRDRGLREAVEGLLHPLVFEKIADILGKLRKEGADKKVVVVEIPLLFEKEYSRRFGKTVTVYTDLETALSRLGEKGVSRNDALSRLSAQMPVEEKIGMSDLAIDNSGTLDETRKQVVKVFEALKLIGERDDRHSGA; encoded by the coding sequence ATGTATAATAGCCCTGTGCTTGTCGTCGGTTTGACAGGAAACTATGGGATGGGAAAGAGCACGGTCCTCGGCCTCTTCAGGGAGCTCGGTGCAGTCACCCTCAAGACCGACGGGATCGTGGACCTGCTTCTTCACGATGCAGGTGTACTTACAAAGCTCAGGCAAATACTCGGGGACTCCGCCTTTGCAGACGACGGAACCCTGATCAAGGCCAAGGTAGCTGCTGCCATATTCCGCGATAGGGGACTCAGGGAGGCAGTGGAGGGACTCCTCCACCCCCTTGTCTTTGAGAAGATCGCTGATATTCTCGGGAAGCTGAGAAAAGAAGGTGCCGATAAGAAGGTCGTCGTTGTTGAGATCCCCCTGCTCTTTGAGAAGGAATACTCCAGGAGATTCGGAAAGACCGTCACCGTCTATACCGACCTTGAGACAGCCCTCAGTCGCCTCGGAGAGAAAGGTGTGAGCAGGAATGATGCCTTGTCGCGCCTGAGCGCCCAAATGCCCGTCGAGGAGAAGATCGGCATGTCGGACCTTGCCATAGATAACAGCGGCACTCTTGATGAGACCCGGAAGCAAGTGGTCAAGGTTTTTGAAGCCCTTAAGCTCATTGGGGAAAGGGATGATCGTCATTCAGGGGCTTGA
- a CDS encoding bifunctional riboflavin kinase/FAD synthetase gives MIVIQGLEALQERYPSVVLTIGNFDGVHKGHQKIFKTVVDKARALNGTAMAMTFDPHPVRVLFPERGLRILTPFAEKSRLMELYRIDVLLRIPFTREFSKTGPDDFIKKVIVEKIGAREVIVGHNYAFGKGKKGTTDLLRRRGKKYGIAVKVVRSARLFGDSVSSSRVRSLLSRGRVCEASWLLGRPYAIEGAVVRGAGRGGRLLNVPTANISTRNELIPREGVYAVKISLGGRLLDGVANIGKNPTFGEAPPSYEIHILDFSEPILGRDIRVNFIDRLRDERTFADVSGLREQIMSDIERARRILSTKKYPRVL, from the coding sequence ATGATCGTCATTCAGGGGCTTGAAGCCCTTCAAGAACGGTATCCAAGTGTCGTCCTCACCATCGGCAACTTCGATGGGGTCCATAAAGGACACCAAAAGATATTCAAGACGGTGGTGGACAAGGCACGGGCTTTGAACGGGACGGCCATGGCGATGACCTTCGACCCCCATCCCGTTCGCGTGCTCTTCCCTGAGAGGGGTCTGCGGATTCTCACTCCCTTTGCCGAGAAGTCACGTCTCATGGAGCTCTATAGAATAGATGTTCTTCTCCGCATCCCCTTTACCAGGGAATTTTCGAAGACAGGACCCGATGATTTCATAAAGAAGGTGATCGTCGAAAAGATCGGCGCCCGGGAAGTCATCGTCGGCCACAATTATGCCTTCGGCAAAGGGAAGAAGGGAACGACGGACCTCCTCAGGAGAAGGGGGAAGAAATACGGAATAGCCGTCAAGGTCGTGCGGAGCGCCAGGCTCTTCGGAGATTCGGTCAGCAGCAGCAGGGTCAGGAGCCTTTTGAGCAGGGGCAGGGTCTGTGAGGCATCCTGGCTTCTCGGAAGGCCTTACGCCATCGAGGGCGCCGTAGTCAGGGGAGCGGGAAGAGGAGGAAGGCTTCTGAATGTCCCGACTGCCAATATTTCAACCCGGAACGAGCTCATTCCCAGGGAAGGCGTGTATGCCGTCAAGATCAGCTTGGGCGGAAGGCTCCTTGACGGAGTCGCGAATATCGGCAAAAACCCTACCTTCGGCGAAGCACCGCCGAGCTATGAAATCCATATCTTGGATTTCTCAGAGCCTATCCTCGGCAGGGATATCAGGGTGAACTTTATCGACCGTTTGCGGGACGAGAGAACCTTCGCCGATGTCTCAGGTCTCAGAGAACAGATCATGAGCGATATCGAGCGTGCCCGCCGTATCCTTAGTACGAAGAAGTATCCTAGAGTGCTATAG
- a CDS encoding HEAT repeat domain-containing protein, with the protein MRSAKEIVQAFLKAKKTVRMYPDNNPIYLRTVDDVFQKFQDFFGSRDELGLRIKQNEIFLDSEQIYHNTEKEDNLALFFFKDGIRELTFKKDLSRQEMEEFLKIIALDFDREAVDDDIVTLLWERDFQGIKYVVDEAFLLEDDAYEAEAVREAKDKSPKADELLKAYADAFRAEDVTEISIVNLSDKDLQVLVREIEKDQEEKTGKLSEILFEMLFQAESTDEFHDICRFFSDVIVYALGHGDLKTAVGIMKRAGEIMQSPASSEAAKGEMGVLSATVSSPELVRIVGEILDAAMPVDEELLKEYVSFLDKNAIAPFIAILGDMKNIHGRKQVINILVTLGRKDLPALAKGLHDSRWYLVRNIIYVLRLIGDKKAVEYLLGTARHSDVRVRKESIKALGELKSPLSLQTLKDALDDEDSSVRRLAAKSLGSSGSETAKRMLIEKISGKDFRSREFEEKKEFFEALTHWNSPDIADFMVQTLKKRSFFRRSSLDENRACAAYCLGLMHSKDALPVLSKLRDSGNPLLKEYATTAVRRIEHGG; encoded by the coding sequence ATGAGGTCGGCGAAAGAGATCGTCCAGGCTTTCCTGAAGGCGAAGAAGACCGTCAGAATGTATCCTGACAACAATCCCATTTACCTACGGACGGTCGATGATGTCTTCCAGAAGTTCCAGGATTTTTTCGGTTCAAGAGATGAACTCGGCCTGCGGATTAAGCAGAACGAGATATTCCTTGATTCCGAACAGATCTATCACAACACCGAGAAGGAGGACAATCTTGCCCTTTTCTTCTTCAAGGACGGCATCAGGGAACTGACCTTCAAGAAAGATCTGTCAAGACAAGAGATGGAGGAATTCCTGAAGATCATCGCCCTTGATTTTGACCGAGAGGCCGTTGATGATGATATTGTTACCCTGCTGTGGGAAAGAGACTTTCAAGGCATCAAGTACGTTGTCGATGAGGCCTTTCTCCTTGAAGACGATGCCTATGAAGCAGAGGCCGTGAGGGAAGCAAAGGACAAGTCGCCCAAGGCTGATGAGCTTCTCAAGGCCTATGCCGATGCCTTCAGGGCTGAGGACGTCACGGAGATATCGATCGTCAATCTCTCGGACAAAGACCTCCAGGTGCTCGTCCGAGAGATAGAGAAGGACCAGGAGGAAAAGACAGGGAAGCTCTCGGAGATACTCTTCGAGATGCTCTTCCAGGCTGAAAGCACGGATGAGTTCCACGATATCTGCCGTTTTTTCTCGGACGTTATTGTCTATGCTCTCGGACATGGAGACCTGAAGACTGCTGTGGGAATCATGAAGAGGGCAGGGGAGATTATGCAAAGCCCGGCAAGTTCAGAGGCAGCCAAAGGCGAGATGGGGGTCCTCTCTGCCACGGTCAGCTCTCCTGAGCTCGTACGCATTGTTGGCGAAATCCTCGACGCGGCAATGCCCGTTGATGAGGAGCTTCTGAAAGAATACGTCTCCTTTCTCGACAAGAATGCCATAGCCCCCTTCATTGCAATTCTTGGTGACATGAAGAATATCCACGGAAGGAAGCAGGTCATTAACATCCTCGTTACCCTCGGGAGAAAGGATTTACCGGCCCTCGCAAAGGGCCTCCACGATTCACGGTGGTATCTCGTCAGGAATATCATCTATGTCCTGCGCCTCATCGGCGACAAGAAGGCCGTGGAGTATCTTTTGGGGACCGCAAGGCATTCCGATGTGCGCGTGCGCAAGGAATCGATAAAGGCCCTTGGAGAACTGAAGAGCCCCTTGTCGCTCCAGACGCTCAAGGATGCCCTTGATGACGAGGATTCATCGGTTCGAAGGCTGGCTGCAAAATCTCTCGGGAGCAGCGGTTCTGAGACAGCAAAGAGGATGCTCATAGAGAAGATCTCAGGAAAGGATTTCAGAAGCAGGGAATTCGAAGAAAAGAAGGAGTTCTTTGAGGCACTGACCCACTGGAACAGTCCCGACATCGCGGATTTCATGGTCCAGACATTGAAAAAGAGGTCGTTCTTCAGGAGGAGCAGCCTGGATGAGAACAGGGCATGCGCTGCATATTGTCTTGGATTGATGCACAGCAAAGACGCCCTTCCGGTCCTCTCGAAGCTCAGGGATTCGGGTAATCCCCTCCTGAAAGAGTATGCGACTACCGCTGTCAGAAGGATTGAACATGGCGGATAA